The genomic segment TTTGCTCTGCACTCGCGTCCCCATTGGCACAAGCTGGAGGCACCACCATGGAGGTGGCAGGAGACACAGGGTACCACACTCCATCGGGAGGCGGACTGCAGTGTGCATAGGCAGAACTGAGCTATCTTAGATCGAACCAGCTCACTAAAAACAGCAGCGTGGCAGCGGCATGGGCTAGATGCCCCAGTACGTGCCCAGGCGAGACAGTCTGTGGGTGGCTAGCCCATAATCTtggccccccttcccccccagacacactgctatttttagcaagctagctcaGGTCTACCTACCCTCCCTGCTGCAGCACCAACATACCCTGAAGGTGAAATCCCAGTGCCAGCAACATTGgcaggagttttgccactgacttcagtgggcccagAATTTCACCCCCAAGGCCAGTCTTTCCAGCTACTGGTTTTAAGCCTCACTGCCAGCATGGGTGTCAGGCTGATGGTGGATTTTGTGATGACCAGCTGTCCACGGGAACTAGACCGTAAATGTAACCTGGTGGCTACAATCACCTGATGGTAACAACACCCAGTAACCAAGAAGCAAAAGGCTCCCAGCTCACccatctcttccctcccacccactctCTCTCCACTTCTAGCGACTTCCACAACAATCGAAGTGTCACAATGGTGCCGTACTGTCTCTCTGGACGGCAGCTAAGCAAAGTTCACACCCACGTCACGGCTGGGGGGGAAGAAGCTGAGGTGTCAGCAGGGCAGATCTAGTGAATTTATACATtggagcagcggttctcaacctggggcctgtgggccgcagctgtgtgcagACGGGGCtgcatgtgacatcctcagggccggACAGGTAATACTGCATGCGGCCCGCAACGAGAaacaggctgagaaccactgcactggaGGGATCCCAACTCCTAGCTCAAGAACactttggaagaaaaaaatccctGTACAAACGCTCTTCCCAAGGGACTCAGCCCCACGCCAGGTGTCAAACTGAGGCCTGGCTCCACTGCCAAGTGTTCCCATATCCCCGTGTCGGCGCGGGGTGTCGTTCGCAGTGTGAACGCCGCTATCCCAGGATAAAGGTGCCGTAGCAGTAGGGGTATTTATTTCCCTTCCTGCGCAGGAAAGCGATACTGGTTTCAAGCATCTTTACCCTGGGGTAACTGCATTCAAGTTAGGGGGCTGAACGGCAGCTCTCTCCTGTGAGCAAGTCCCCAGAGAAACCCAGTTCACTCTGATTTCTATAGAGAAGTGAAGTTGGTGGCGCAAGCCCTGTACCCACCCTGCAGTGGAGTTTTCATGAACATTTTATTACCAGATGCTAATCGGGCCAATGGAAGAGACTCATTAAGCAAGAGGAGAACAGAAGAGAAACAGCCCAGTCGCTTCCTTCCCCTTTTTATTCTTTTCACTTCCTCAAGCTCAGCCCCAGCCACtgcggctgcccagagctgcagggTGATGGGTGCTCGCCCAGGCCCCCTGAGGCTGAGACTGGGTCTCCGGTGAGGAACACAGCAGCTTGGGAAATGCCCGGACGAGGAGTGGGCTTTGCTCATCACAGACCCTGCAGGGCAGAGGCTCCCTCCCCCAGGAATGACCCTGGGGAAAGGCAGCCACTTCAGACCTTCTCTTAAACCggagattctcaaacttttgtactggtgacccattTTCACACTGCAAACCTCTgaatgtgacccccccttataaattaaaaacactttttaatatacgtaacaccattataaatgctggagacaaagcggggtttggggtggaggctgacagctcacaacctccatgtaataacctcgtgaaccccctgaggggtcccaacccccagtttaagaacccgTCTTAAACCctaccccccagctccctgcccactcccagccccccatacccccagctcctgcccactgccagcccctaaacccctccccagctcctgcccactgccagcccccataccctcccagctccctgcccactgccagcccctaaacccctcccagctccctgcccactgCCAGGCCCCtaagcccctccccagctccctgccagcctcccacacccctccccagctccctgcccactggcagccctcccacaccccctccccagcttcccttaGCCCAGTTCTCCCCCAGATCCCCTAATCTCCATCtcaccctccccttctcccccagctcagctcccctccccgaaTCCCCGattgccccccagctccccttctcCTAACCCCCCAatcgccccccgccccgctcccggggcccccagcgccccgcccggggggctcccccgccccactcactGAGCCCGGACGCCAGCGCCTGCTCGTTGGCCCACATGGCCCACTCGATGCGCCCCATGGCTGCGCTGCTGACGGCCGGGACACACTGATCCCGCCGCCCGGGACCTACCCCGGCCCCGCACCGCTCGGTTACCCCCCGCCCCGCTGCCGGCCAAGACCCTTGGGCAGCGCGGACCCCCCCACCCGCCTGGGACAGGCgccagcccggccccggccccggctctcGGTCCCGGCCGGGGGGAGCCCGGCGAGTCGCTGCCTCGGAGGCTTTAAAACCCGCCTTCAAAGCGGGGAGCGGGCCCGGGGCTCTGCAAACACCCAGCCCGGGCAGGGCTCAGCCAGCCCCGGCCACaccggggaaactgaggcacggaagtGAAGGGACCTCAGGCTTCCAGCCAACCACCTGCAGGGGTCtggaagggatttcccccccacccccccgggtttgctttttgggttttttttaatccccttcctctgaagcatcagagattgcCAGGGCTAGAGACAGGACCACGGGGTGggccagggctggagaggggacagggggtcggccagggctggagaggggacaggggGTGGGCTGGTGCTGGAGACGGGGTGggccagggctggagaggggacacggggtgggccagggctggagaggggacacggggagggctggggctggagaggggacagTGGGAAGGccggggctggagaggggacacGGGGTGGGccggggctggagaggggacCATGGCTGGAGAGGGGACACGGGGTGGGccggggctggagaggggacacGGGGAGGGCCGTGCTGGAGAGGGGACGCTGGAGACAGGACACAGGGTGGGCCAGGGCTGGAGAGGAGACCGCAGGGAGGGCCCAGGTCAGACTGACGgtggttttcaccttcctctgcagcacatgggtgtgggtcacttgctagAATTATCTAGGTGTATCACACATCTTCCTGCCCCGGGGGGCCTCGGGCACTAGTGCACTTCACTcactcccacctgcccccccagcccctgcagtgAGCTGGTCTCAGTTCGGTGGTTGCGtttagggtgggggggggtcagtggtcccttctggcattaaacgCTGTGACTCTATGACCCAGCATCACTCGTAGAGGCAGCACTAGGGCTGGGAACAGGATCCACCATCTGGACTTGCAGGGCCTCACCTAACCTTTAGGCCGACCTTCCTCAGGTAGGGCACAACAGGGAAGCAGGTTGTTTGACGGGCACATTCCTTGTTACTGGAGCTTGTGCTCTTTGCATTCATCAGAAACTGGGTGCAGCGTAGGGGCTGTGATCCTAAGGGCCATACAAGGACAAGCATGCAGGGCTGTAGAAATACAACCGTGCTCATATGGAGCCTTTCATCAGATCTCGCAGCGCTTGAACTAGGTTaaagctggggaaactgaggtacagagaggcaaAGGGACCCGCTCATGCTCACAGAGCAtggcagtggcagagcagggactgaacTCAGGCTCTCTGCAAGCCCAACCCTGCTCACCCAAAgtaggggcgggcgggggggggggaatcacttCCCTCAGGCCCTGACAGCTGAGATACAATTTGCATGAAGGCCAGAAGCCCAAGGGGCGTTAACAGAGGCTGTGGAATCATGGCACACAGAGATACCTGCTGCCCTGTTCCCCTTCTCCAGACAGGTGGGGAACAAGAGGAAAGCTGCTAGGTGTCCAGACCCCCTCTGAAGACAGCAGAGTCCTACTCCTGCTCTGCAGGTGAGACACGGGGCAGGACCCtcgggcctggcctggcctgaaaTGCTTTCACTCAAGCCTCTGGCTACAGCACCCAGCCTAGGGTTTGAAAGCCACAGCTGAAGGGGTCACAGCTGCCATCAGTTGGTGAGGAAATTGAACAATTTCCTCATGCTTGGGGGTTGATAAAGGCAGTTCCTCCTTGCCCCCAGAGCCAGCTAAGCCCATCTCACCCCAATGCTCCCTTTGTCTTATCCCCCAACCCCGGCTTTACAGCAAACGCTTCCTGTCTCCTCCCTTCTTGGATCAGCCACTTTCCTCCTGGGCCAGCAAGGTGACCACCCCGGCCTTCGAGATACCCATCGGGCAGAGCTCTATGGTCTACACACATTTCTGGACCTGCCCCTTCAACTTTTACTCTGACCCAGGAGGTgacgcaaccccccccccacacacacacattacccCACTGACAGCCCTAGCCCCCCTGAATTTCTGAATGGGCAACACTATTTCTATAGCAAGCCTCACCCCAGAACTTCCGCCAAACTGGGGATTTCATCAGGACCAGCTAGGTCACAAGCACAGAGGAGAAGAGCCACCAAGGTGTTGGAATGAGCTATGAggaaaggctttaaaaaaaacaaacaaaaaaccacccacTAACCAGGCAGCCTGTAGCCAAGTTCCTCATGAGTAAGCGGGCTGATAACAGGAGGAGCTATGGGACATGAGGAAAAGATTCTGAACACTACAGCTGCTAGAACTGTTGGCTACGACATGTCTTCCATTTCAAGTGCTGCAGTGGCTGTATACACTAGTGATCCGACCCacctctgaaatgcagctgcctctggggtggaacactgCAGCTGTTGAGCAGCACACAGCACCAGCATTCcacacagtggtccccaacctttttcatctggacaagccatggaggaccgtggcggcggacgagcatctgccgaaatgccaccgacaagcgGCAAAGTCAATAGGCTTCGCCACCGAAAatcgcctctggatgacgcagcttgttggcggcatttcaggGATGCTCATCGGCCGGCCAGTACACTGGCGCTCTTAGACGCCCCAGCAGGCGCCATGGCACCTataggcaccgcgttggggacccctgcgcTAGCAGCATGTGGCGGGGTTGTTATTAAGAGGGGAAGTGAAGAATAACTCCTACAACTGGAACTGCATAAGGGAATGGGAGGTAGGCAGAACGTAACCAGAATTTGCCCCAGACACCAgggcttttcatagaatcatagaattcgagatcagaagggaccattatgatcatctagtctgacctcctgcaagatgcaggccacataagccgatccacccactccttaagcaagcgacccctgccccatgcttcggaggaaggcgaaaaacctccagggccactgccaatctaccctggaggaaaattccttcccgaccccaaatatggcggtcagctgaaccccgagcatgcgggcaagactctccagccataccctctggaaaaaggctaacaatatcctatcattgacccattgtactaattaccagtgtggcacttaattgacctattgactaagcccgttatcctatcataccatctcctccataaacttatctagcttaatcttaaagtcatggaggtccttcgcccccactgtttccttcggtaggctgttccagaattgcactcctctgatggttagaaaccttcgtctaatttcaagcctaaatttcctgactgacaatttatatccgtttgtcctcgtgtccacattagcactgagctgaaataattcctctccttccctggtgtttatccctctgatatatttaaagagtgcaatcatatctcctcttatccttttATTCCAAATGTTTGCTAAAGTAGCTGTGGAATcaccatggaaagaaacaatccTACATGCGTGGTGGGACTGGACCGGTTAGTGCTGCTAACGTAATGCAGGAATTTAATCTACCTGCTTCATGTCCAGCCTCTTCCTGGAGAACACCCTCTCCCCCCCATCCCTCTGGGTGTCTCCCGCTGGACCTTAACAGGTCGAAGGGAGGCAGGGCAGGAATGTAAAAACTGAGCAGACACTTGGGTTCAGAAAGTGATATTCATGGGCATTTACACCTAAAAACCAACAAGGAAGCGGGGACATTTCAAAGTTGCTCCTACTGCTCGATTTTTAAAACCCAGCTTCTCAGTGCAGCGTGGGACGGGGTGATCTGTGCTGGAGAGCGGCACCGGCTGGCTAAGGCGATGGGTGGGCCCTTCATCTCTAGGTCAGTCCAGATCAGGCCCCACCAGAAAGGAGCCTGGGGCAGCTGGCACCAGGAGCTGTTCCCATCCGAAGCGGTTTGCCGTGGTGTCTCAGTCCTTTTCCTAGCAGACGAGCAGCCTCATCACAACTGCCCTCCTTTGGGGGCAGAATTGGCCATGAGATAGGACCCTCCTTTCCTGAGGGGCCCCAGCAGATGCGGGGAGCAGCCCTGgctgggcagcacggggccacTGGCCCTGCCACTGGCCAGGCGGCGTGTGTTCTGTGAGGGGGCTTTGGTCACCAGCGCTCTTCCCCAGCATTAAATCCCCCAAGAGGGAGCAGCGGGCACAGCAGGACCTGAAAACCTTCTCCCAGACTGTACCTCACCGGCAATCCCCAAGCCTTGCTGGGACAGGTTCCCCAAGACCAAGCCCCGAACGCCTCTTCACTCTCCTGAGAGCCAGCGACTGAAACAGCATCGTCACAACCCACGTTCCCCGTGGGCTGGAGGTGTCTTTGCTCAGCGTGTCTCCCTGAGGCTGAAGGGTGCCAGACGGCTGCTCCGCAGGGGGCCGCTCAAGCGCTGGGGCGGGGAAGCCCATCTGCTCCCAGCAGATGTAGGCTGGGATCGTCCAGAGGCTGAGGTCCTGGCCCCGGCTACAAGAGGAACAAAGCCACACATTACagaggggagctggagagggcTGCTGGGACCCCATGGGTGCTACGAGCGAGGGACCCAGACACGGGGCTTTACGTACACAGCAGAGGGTTCAGACAGCACCGCCCTGTCTAGGGGGGAAGTTAGAAGAAAGCCCCCTTTGAGCACTGCACTGCCAGAGGTGGGCAGGCCGGTGGTCTGTCTCCTGCCACTGCAGATCTGCAAACCTCACGGTCCAATCTGGGATGACGAAGTCAGCACCAGCAGCCTGCTCCCCCTCCAATGTCGCCTGCATCCTGCCCTTAACTGGATGCTTGCCCCCAGGTCTCCCCTCTGCACTCTGGTGGGTACATTGGATTTAACCCCGTGATGCCAGGGGACACCTTGCATCACGCGCTGCTTTCCTCTCACACCAGCACTGGCCAAACCCATGGCTGGGAGCCACATGACtcctgcaggccctgattccacGCGGCTGATGAGCTAGGGGACAGCTGGGTGTTTCGCTAGTGCTCAGAGAAAGAGGAAGCAGGTGCTAGCGTGGGGCGGGGCCAGCTGCCGGGAAAGAACTCgggctttgtcttcactagaaacGTTAAAGCGCTGTTGCAGCACCAACGCTGGGGGAGAGAACTGTAAAAAACCCAGCCCCTCAAGGGGTGCAGCTCCCGgcgctggggcactgtctacactggcgctttacagagctgaaacctgcagcgctcggggggcgggggttccacactcctgagcgagaaagtggcagtgtagacaaggcctggaTGAGAGAGTCTATCTGCACAGTGCTCAGACCCGCCCAAGGAACCGGCTCCACAATCTTGGGGCGCTTCCCCATGGCACAGGGCTTGTCCTGACAAGGAGCCAGCCTTTgcaatggggatgggggaggaggacctaagccccccttcccaccccaattCAGACTCGGGTTCAGAGCGTGGCCAGAGACCCAGAGGGGAGTCAAACAGACCTGCCCTCCTCGTTCCTCACTCCAGGCCGAGCAAACACGGTTTCTTTCTGCCACTGCAGGCAGTCAAGCCTGGGGTCCAGCCACATTCGAGCTCCCCAGCGTGGATGGGCCCGGGTCTGCGACAGcaccccccacctgcctcagGCCCAGCCCCGCGCCGTACCTTGGTGAGGAGGATGTACCGGATCGCCCCAGGAACAGGCTCCAGCACCACAGCGGAGAGCAGCTCCTCCGAGAGCGAGGCAGGCCTGGCCGGCAGCCCCTTCAGGAACCTGCGAAGGCGCAAAGGGGGTATTGGTGGGGGCAGGCAGTGCACACCCCAAGAGAGTGGAGATGGGAGGTCAAATGGGGCTGGGAGTCGCTGCTCTCCCAGTcatcccccacccgccccctgcACCAGGACGCCTCGGGCTGCCCCCTCATCTGCTGCAGACTGGCTCTGTCTCCAGGCCGAGACCCAACTCCAAGACCTCCCGCCTTAGTCCATCGCGGCAGACCCCACTAGCGCTTCCTGACAGCCCTAAACcaatcccagcctgcagccccgtcCCCTGCTAGCCCAGGCCTGGGAACCCCAGCCTTCCACAGCCCTACCGATACCCCTCAATGCTGAGCAGCACTGTCCCACGCcccgctgctggtgcccctcaatcccgacccgcagcccccagcacaCCGCATGCGACTTACTGGTCTCCATTAGACTCAGGAGGGAAGCTGCACTTCACCACTTCAACAAACTCATCCACCGTGTCCGCCAGGGTGAAGACCACAGCGTTGGGGCCGGCGTCGAAGGTGTAGGCCACCTACGACAGAGCGGACGTGGTTAGTGCTCGGTGCCCTGGGTCCTAAACACTCGCCCGGTCCCACAGCTGCAGCCTTTGCTGGCCCAGGGCATGTCTCCACAGTCGGTGCCCTGCAGCACACTGGCACCCGAGcagggagttcagggggcgggtGAACGGGGCTGGCCAGAGAGAAACACCTGCTCGAGGAAGGCAGCGTgaaaagcagcagctgcttcctGTTTCATCTGCCCCCAGCGAGATGCAcattccctccccctgccacacaACGGGGCTGGTGCTAGCACGGCTGGGTGGGCAAACAGATCCTGCCCAGGGGTCCATTTAATCCAGTATTCATGGGCAAGGCTGCATCTGGGATGGGGATCCCTCCCTGAGCCCCGCAGAGAGCAACAGGCCCCCTGAAGCATGTGAGCCGACTGCACCTCGTCCGCTCATCCACCAACTGCTCGACTCCATCACGTCCCAGGGATTGGGGCCACAGGATCTCACACGTTTCCCACAAACAGTCAGGGACGTGTGATGGAGATTTGCTGAAGGTTAGTCACTGGGGAAGGCGGGTAGGTGCTGCAGGGTAGGCAGCAGAAGGCAGGCAGGATAAATCACTCACACGGGGAGGCCGATTTTAGTTGGCTTCCTAGGGGCAGGTCCTCTGGGGCAGCAAGGAGCCTTTTGTCACACCGGAGCCCTCTACGGGGCATCACTCCACTAGGAAGTTACCTCCCGCGTAGCGGTCACAACAGTGCAGCCCTACACCTGTTCACTGTCCCGCCCCGGCACCCTGACTGCGCTGGAAGTGGCATCTTCTTGGCACGTACCCCCGAGTTCCCAGTGCTGCTCCAAGCCGCAGCGCATGGTGGACAATTGTACACGGTTGTGAAGGACTCTTGGGAGACTTTTACCATGTTCTCCCCTGGCACCCAACTCCCACAATCCTATTGTAGCGCCTGGCACAGCAGATCTCAAAGGGGTGGCCAATGGCTCTACCGGTACATGGCACATGTTCTGAGCGGACAGGCACCACTCTCCAATCCCGGGGCTCCGACACTCGTCCCCTGACCCTGTCGCCTTGGTACAAGGACAAGCCCCTCTCTGAACCAGTAGGCCCTGCCCAAAGTGCCAGGCTATGCACCCCTGATGTCAGCTCCGTCCGCGTATCCCGCCCTGAGCCCACCTTGGTCTTGCCGTGGTGCGCGTTGAATCGGTGGGCCAGGGCGATGATGCGCCGGGAGACGTCATTGAGGTAGAAGATGGGAGGGAAGGTGTCCAGGCAGGTGGCATGGAACTGGTTGCTGTCCTTCATGGTCAGCTGGCCAAAGCCCTCAAAGTCTCGCTGCTGGATGAACTGGATCATCTGGGCCATGCGCTCCGGCACCACTGCCTCTGCGCGGTGCTGCAATGGGGCGACAGGGACAGTTACATCGGGAGGAGGGGGGCACCCCATTACATTGGGATGGGGAGACCCATAAAGTCATTACGTTGGGCACCTGTGCTATCTCCTTGGCACCATCATATAGTGAGGGCACCTCATCACAGTGGGGGGGGTGGACCGCACCCTCTCtaatcctgcccccaccccccacaaccaTTGaggggggctgctcccagcaagGCCCCACCCACCAACACGCCCCTGCAAAGGCAGGGAAAGAGCCAGAAGAGGGTCAGAGACAGGAGAGCTGGAggagtcacagaatcatagaactagaagggacctcgagaggtatctagtccagtcccctgcactcaaggcatctctggcaggtgtttgtccaacctgctcttaaaaatccccaatgatggagatttcacaacctccctaggcaatttattccagtgcttaaccaccctgacagttaggaagtttttcctaatgtccaacctaaacctcccttgctgcaatataagcccattgcttcttgtcctattctttagaggttaagaacaatatttctccctcctccttgtaacaaccttttatgtacttgaaaactgttatgtcccctctcagtcttctcttctccagactaaacaaacccagttttttcaatcttccctccttggtcatgttttccagactttaatcacttttgttgctcttctctggactttctccaatctgtccacatttttcctgaaatgtggtacccagaattggacacaacactccagttaaGGCgcaatcagtgcggagtagagcggaagaattacttctcgtgtcttacttacaacactcctgctaatacagcccagaacgatgtttgcttttttttgcaactgtgttaCGCTGTTGACTcgcatttagcttgtgatccactctgaccctcagatccctttcagcagtgctccttcctaggcagccatttcccatttgtatgtgtgcaactgactgttccttcctaagtggaggactttgcatttgtccttattgaatttcatcctattgacttcagaccatttctccagtttgtcctgatcattttgaattttaatcctgtcctccaaagcacttgcaacccctcccagcttggtatcgactgcaaactttataagtgttctctctctctgccattatctaaatcactgatgaagatactgaacagaacgggacccagaactgatccctgcgggacctcactcattatgcccttccagcatgactgcgaacagtccctccccaccaggggccAGAGCACAGCTGCTTTGTCCTGCTTTGAAGGGGATGCGGAGGGTGGGAGCGGGGGCTCCCaaatctccctcccacccttggAATAGAATTAGTGCTTCAGCTACAAAGGGTCTCCCGAGACACGCCCCCAGTCACATCACAATGCCGCTGCTGGCTGAGTTGTTAACACAGTCAGTGATGTTCCCGCAGCTGTCGGAAAACTCGGCCCATGGCCACTTGGGTACAGCCCGGCCACCCACTAGTAAAACCTCCCCAACGTGCAGGCAACACCCTCGGATCCCGCAGCCCCGGAGGAGGAGACTCAAAGCTAGTGGGTCTCAGTGGCTCCAGCCACACTGCCTTACAGCCCGCCGGCAATGAGCAGTTTCTCTGAGTGCAGTCAGAGGCGCTCAGTCACTCTGGTGACCAGAGCCCGAGTAGCACTGACATGGATTCGTTGTGTTGGAAGGAGCTGGAAAAACATCACCGAACGCACTCAAAGGTCCGGCAGATTTTGCAAGGGAGCAGGACATCTGGCCCGGCAGCCCTGCAGACAGCACGGACGGAataacccacccaccccttcctggccACCATTAGCTAGAGGTCACCTCAGACCCCGAAGCAGGAGAGTTTAGATGCCACCAAATCCCACAATTCCAGGGTCAGGAGTCAAACACGCCCCCCCAGAATGGCTCCAGGAGCAGGTGCTGGAGcacaggggaggtgagggaggggggagttAGCCGCAGGCCTCCTTTGCTCTGGGATTTGAGTGATTTGGGGTTATTCCAAACTCCAGTGCAGCATCGCAGGGGCAGCTAGATCAAACGTGAGCAAGAGAAACACCTGCCCCCACCCGGGTGGCACAGGGCTGAGAACAGGGCTTCTGCCTCAAACCTTCAGCAAGGGGCTGGTGTCCACGCTTGTCTGCATCCCAGCCGTGCTGCCCACCGGCTTCTTCTCAGCGCTTACCTGCGGGGGGAGAAAGCACTTGGCATCAGCATCCCCAAGGGCTCTCCCCACCCAGAAGAAGGTGCAGCGGCCCCCAGATGCTTGGGGAGCGGATCTCACCACCTGGGTGCAGTCAGCTGCCCCACCCAAATTGTGACATCCTTGGGAGTATCTCACCCCTAAACCCTCAAGACCACGCTGACTCCACGCCCCCCCAGCACACCGGGAACGGACGCTGCTCTCCCTCCCAAGTGAGGGCACAGCAAACACCAGAGCCCAGTTCTCAGGCTCAGAGAGCGACTGCCTGCGAGAGCCCTATTAGCCAGAGTCCCGTCGGGAACGTACCGCCAGCCCCGTcgggaggaaggcccgggactGCAGGGGAAAAATGAGCCACAGGTAGTGggagtgactcacccaaggtctaGTAAGCAGGAGAGgctggcacagaacccaggagtcctgatgccaaggtccctgctctaaccactagcccacacttcccttccagagctgggaacagaacccaggagtcctggcgcagAAGCAGCCACTAGCTCTCGCCATCCCATAATGcttttcctgccccacccccatgctcaGGCTGGATGGATGCTGTGACCTAGGGGTACC from the Mauremys reevesii isolate NIE-2019 linkage group 16, ASM1616193v1, whole genome shotgun sequence genome contains:
- the MVD gene encoding diphosphomevalonate decarboxylase — protein: MAGEKPLTVVTCTAPVNIAVIKYWGKRDEELILPINSSLSVTLHQDQLKTTTTAAISRDFKEDRLWLNREEADVGHPRLQSCLREMRRLARKRRGGSAGAAAPLSLAYKVHVASVNNFPTAAGLASSAAGYACLVHTLARLYGVEGELSEVARQGSGSACRSMLGGFVQWLMGEQPDGKDSIAQQVAPETHWPELRVLILVVSAEKKPVGSTAGMQTSVDTSPLLKHRAEAVVPERMAQMIQFIQQRDFEGFGQLTMKDSNQFHATCLDTFPPIFYLNDVSRRIIALAHRFNAHHGKTKVAYTFDAGPNAVVFTLADTVDEFVEVVKCSFPPESNGDQFLKGLPARPASLSEELLSAVVLEPVPGAIRYILLTKPGPGPQPLDDPSLHLLGADGLPRPSA